TAATTGGAAATCCGCGCCGCGGGCATCATGGCCTGGGAATCGTCCAGCTTGAAGCGCATGGGCAGGTCTTTGGCACGGGCCTTCAAAATGGCTAGGGGCATACCCCCCCCCTGAGGCGCGCGGGCGAACACAAACACCACATCCGCGGGATTCACCCGGCCGGCCAGTTCGGCGCTGATGCTGACCACCCCGGAAACCTGCCCGGCGGCGGCCGCCGCAACCCCGGGCGCCGCCCCCTGGCCCAACAGGCTGCGCGCTTCTTCGACGATACCGGCCACCTGCTGCGCCTCCTCTGAGCCCGGCGGTGCCAGGGCCTGCAGGCGCTCCCAATATTTTAATGCGGTGGCGTAATCACCGCGGTCATAAGCCCCGGTTCCCGCCAGCCACAGGGCTTTTTTGTGATTGGGATCCAGTTCAAGGATGCGCTGCACCACCTGCAGGGGACGGCCGGACAGGCTGCGGTTGTTGCGCAAGGCCAGCACGTCTGCATAGTCCGCCAGGATATCCGGATTGTTGGGCACCAGGGCCAGGGCCTGTTCCAGAGCCTGCTCGGCAGCGGGCAGATTGCCCATGGCCATGTAGGACCGGCCCAGCATCTGCCAGCCCTCCACGTCATTGGGATTGTTTCTCAGGCGGTCGGCCAGAGCCTGGACCATGGCTTCAATCTGATCCCGCGTTACCGCGTGACCGGCCTGCTGGGCTTGTTCTTCGATTTTTGCCACCGCCTCCGGATCCATGGCCTCCGGCGTGCCCCGGACCAGGTACATGATCACCGCCACCACCGGCACCAGAGCCATGATGCCGATGGCCACGGCCCGGCTGGGGGAAGCCGCCGCCGTCTCCGTGGACGCCTCGTCAGACACGTCCTGCAGCAGCCGGCGTTCCAGCTCCACCCGTGCCTCGTCGTATTGTTCCTGCGTCAGCGTGCCGCTACCCAGGTCCGCCTTCAGTTCATCCAATTGATCGCGAATAATCTCGAGATTCGCCTCATCCCGCGCCACGCCGCTGTGCCGCGTGCGCGCCTGCCACAAGGGGGGGATGACGAACAGCAAGGCCGCGGCCACCAACAAGGCCGCGACAAAGAAAAACATGGTCATGCCTGGCCTTCCCCCGTGTCACCGCCCTGAAGCAGCCGTTTGACCCGCTCTTCGTCCCGGGCGGAAATGGTGGCCGGTTCTGTTTCGCCCGCCTGGCGCCGCCGTTTGCGCAAACTCAGCCACAGCGCCGCGCCGCCCGTGATCAGCAATGCAAACGGCGCAAGATACAACCAGAAGGTGGTGGCTTTGAAGGGCGTCCGGTAAAGGATGAAATCGCCATAACGCGCCACCAGGTAGTCCTTCACTTCGCCGTCGCTCATGCCCTGTTTCATCAGGTCCATGATCTTGTTGCGCATGTCGATGGCGAAATCAGAATGGGAATCCGCCAGGGACTGGCCCTGGCATACCAGGCAACGCAGCTCTTTGGACAGCGTCATGACGCGCTCCTGCAGGACCGCATCACCCATCACCGGCGTCGCTTCTTTGGCCAGAACCGGTGTCAGCAGCAGGGCGAACACCAGGCAGCTCATGTATTTCATCCTTTTAACTTCCTCACCAGGGGGAGCAGTTCCTCGCGCATGACCTCTTCCGTCACCGGACCGATGTGCTTGTGGCGAATAATGCCGTCGCGATCGATGATGTAGGTCTCGGGCACGCCGTACACACCGTAATCGATACCCACGTTACCGACAGGATCAAAGGCGGAGCGGGTGTAAGGATTGCCGTAGCGCTCCAACAGGCGCAGGGCGTCTTGCCGCGTGTCTTTGTAATTGAGCCCATAGATGGGCACCTCGCGGGTGGAGGCCAGCTGCATCAGAACAGGAATTTCATCCCGGCAGGGACCGCACCAAGAGGCCCAGACATTGAACACCCACACCCGGCCCTTCAACTCGGCCGGCGAAAAACTGCCCGCCGGATCTTTGAGCAGGCTCAGTTGGAACCCGGGCGCGGCTTTATTGATGAGGGGAGAAGGTATTTCACTGGGCTTTAAGTTGAGCCCGACGTAAAAAAACCCTGCCAGCACGACAAAAACAGCGACAGGAATCAGAAACTTTGCTTTCACGAACCCACCTCCGCCCGGCTCATGGACGGGCTGGGCGCGGGCGCAACCTTGCCACCGGGTGAGGCAGCCACCACCCCACGCGCCCGGCGTTGCTTGCGCGACAAGACGCGGTAGCGCTTGTCGCTGATGGCCAGCAACCCCCCCAAAGCCATCAAGCCGCAGCCCAGCCAGATCCAGGTGACGAAGGGCTTGACATACAAACGCACGCTCCAGGCACCGTTCCCCAGCGGATCACCCAGGGCGACAAAGAGATGACGCAGAAAGCCGCTGTCGATGCCCGCCTCGGTCATG
This genomic window from Gammaproteobacteria bacterium contains:
- the ccmI gene encoding c-type cytochrome biogenesis protein CcmI — protein: MTMFFFVAALLVAAALLFVIPPLWQARTRHSGVARDEANLEIIRDQLDELKADLGSGTLTQEQYDEARVELERRLLQDVSDEASTETAAASPSRAVAIGIMALVPVVAVIMYLVRGTPEAMDPEAVAKIEEQAQQAGHAVTRDQIEAMVQALADRLRNNPNDVEGWQMLGRSYMAMGNLPAAEQALEQALALVPNNPDILADYADVLALRNNRSLSGRPLQVVQRILELDPNHKKALWLAGTGAYDRGDYATALKYWERLQALAPPGSEEAQQVAGIVEEARSLLGQGAAPGVAAAAAGQVSGVVSISAELAGRVNPADVVFVFARAPQGGGMPLAILKARAKDLPMRFKLDDSQAMMPAARISNYTEVTVGARISRSGQAQAQSGDLEGRLSGVAVGSDDVDVVIDTVVP
- a CDS encoding DsbE family thiol:disulfide interchange protein; its protein translation is MKAKFLIPVAVFVVLAGFFYVGLNLKPSEIPSPLINKAAPGFQLSLLKDPAGSFSPAELKGRVWVFNVWASWCGPCRDEIPVLMQLASTREVPIYGLNYKDTRQDALRLLERYGNPYTRSAFDPVGNVGIDYGVYGVPETYIIDRDGIIRHKHIGPVTEEVMREELLPLVRKLKG
- a CDS encoding cytochrome c-type biogenesis protein CcmH; protein product: MKYMSCLVFALLLTPVLAKEATPVMGDAVLQERVMTLSKELRCLVCQGQSLADSHSDFAIDMRNKIMDLMKQGMSDGEVKDYLVARYGDFILYRTPFKATTFWLYLAPFALLITGGAALWLSLRKRRRQAGETEPATISARDEERVKRLLQGGDTGEGQA